The Sporanaerobacter acetigenes DSM 13106 genome includes a window with the following:
- the thiT gene encoding energy-coupled thiamine transporter ThiT, giving the protein MEKKWNVKMLAEGGIMIALATLLSYVRVFKMPQGGSVTAGSMIPIMIFAMRWGVGPGILVGSLYGVLQCILDPQVYYPIQFFLDYPIAFGFLGLAGIAKLDNKSMHKQSYLLTILGVLLSISGRFVSHLLSGVIFFAEYAGEQNPWVYSAIYNGSYLLPEFIISTIILILLWKPLSNIKK; this is encoded by the coding sequence ATGGAAAAGAAGTGGAATGTAAAAATGCTTGCTGAAGGAGGCATAATGATTGCATTAGCAACATTATTGAGTTATGTCCGAGTATTTAAAATGCCTCAAGGAGGTTCAGTGACAGCAGGGAGTATGATTCCAATTATGATTTTTGCTATGAGATGGGGAGTAGGACCTGGTATACTTGTAGGAAGTTTATATGGAGTGTTGCAATGCATTCTTGATCCACAAGTATATTATCCTATACAGTTTTTTTTAGACTATCCAATTGCTTTTGGATTTTTAGGACTTGCTGGTATTGCTAAATTGGATAATAAGAGTATGCATAAGCAAAGTTATCTTCTAACAATTTTGGGGGTATTATTATCTATAAGTGGTAGATTTGTTTCACATTTACTTTCAGGTGTTATATTTTTTGCTGAATATGCCGGAGAACAAAACCCTTGGGTTTATTCAGCTATATATAATGGAAGTTACTTGTTGCCAGAGTTTATTATTTCTACTATAATACTTATATTACTATGGAAACCTCTAAGTAATATAAAAAAATAA
- a CDS encoding thiamine diphosphokinase, with translation MKGLIVSNGEISNLNLLKSIAKSVDMIVCADGGANHIAKIGFIPDLVVGDLDSINDDTLNIINTENVPILKYSTHKDYTDTELAIEYLIDKGMDEIIFMGVTGSRIDHTLANLYLLNKLLKRDIRGIIVDDKNTIYITNSVLELKRKEGTFVSVIPISSNGAKVTLKGFLYETNEVLFEFSSTLGVSNQIVKEKGIIEVLNGTCLVIVSKD, from the coding sequence ATGAAAGGACTTATTGTTTCGAATGGTGAAATTTCAAATCTAAATTTGTTAAAATCTATTGCTAAAAGTGTAGATATGATTGTATGTGCCGATGGAGGTGCAAATCATATTGCTAAAATTGGTTTTATACCAGATTTGGTAGTTGGCGATTTGGATTCTATAAATGATGACACTTTAAATATTATAAATACTGAAAATGTTCCTATCCTGAAATATAGTACTCATAAAGACTATACAGATACGGAATTAGCAATTGAATATTTAATAGATAAAGGAATGGATGAAATTATCTTTATGGGCGTTACTGGCTCAAGAATTGATCATACATTGGCTAATCTATACTTATTAAATAAGCTACTTAAAAGAGATATAAGAGGAATAATAGTTGATGATAAAAACACAATTTATATAACTAATAGTGTTTTAGAATTAAAAAGGAAAGAAGGAACTTTCGTTTCTGTAATTCCTATTAGTTCTAATGGAGCCAAAGTGACTTTAAAAGGGTTTTTGTATGAAACAAATGAAGTTTTATTTGAATTTTCCTCTACTTTGGGTGTCAGCAATCAGATTGTCAAAGAAAAAGGAATTATAGAAGTTTTAAACGGCACTTGCCTCGTTATTGTATCTAAAGATTAA
- a CDS encoding Asp23/Gls24 family envelope stress response protein — translation MPGKFTTNLGSVSIDDNVIATIAGLSAMECYGIVGMASKNATDGFFEMVKWENLSKGVKIISQENEVNIDLHVILQYGVKISVVAGNIIEKVKYNVENLTGLKVGNINVYVQGINVQK, via the coding sequence ATGCCAGGTAAATTCACAACTAATCTTGGTTCTGTTAGTATAGATGATAATGTTATAGCAACTATTGCAGGACTTTCAGCTATGGAATGTTATGGTATTGTGGGAATGGCTAGTAAAAATGCAACTGATGGTTTTTTTGAAATGGTAAAATGGGAAAATTTATCAAAAGGTGTAAAAATAATTTCACAAGAAAATGAGGTTAATATTGATTTACATGTGATACTCCAATATGGAGTAAAAATTTCAGTGGTTGCAGGAAATATAATTGAAAAAGTAAAATACAATGTAGAAAATTTAACCGGATTAAAAGTGGGTAATATAAATGTATATGTACAAGGAATCAATGTTCAAAAGTAG
- the rsgA gene encoding ribosome small subunit-dependent GTPase A: MLEGTIVKGIGGFYYVKTLDGIYECRARGVFREKNITPLVGDKVIIREKTTDKTGYVEEILERKTQLHRPPVSNVTQAVIVMSIKNPNPNLWLLDRFLLLAEKENLYITIVFNKIDLEEDLKTNIFIDTYAKAGYRVITTSCKKSIGVEELKSILKDNITVFAGPSGVGKSSLINKIQPGLELKTGEISDKTKRGKHTTRHVELMELDIGGYILDTPGFSSLNIDFIQNVEDVQYYFKEIKKYSHMCRFNSCLHINEPECEVKRQVEEENIGKTRYENYLSFVDEIKSIRRY, from the coding sequence ATGCTAGAAGGAACTATAGTTAAAGGTATTGGTGGCTTTTATTATGTAAAAACTTTAGATGGTATATATGAATGTAGAGCAAGGGGAGTTTTTAGAGAGAAAAATATTACTCCCCTTGTTGGGGATAAAGTTATAATCAGAGAAAAAACTACAGATAAAACAGGTTATGTAGAGGAAATATTGGAAAGAAAAACACAACTTCATAGGCCACCAGTTTCGAATGTAACTCAAGCTGTAATTGTTATGAGTATAAAAAATCCAAATCCAAATTTATGGTTACTGGACAGGTTTTTGCTATTGGCGGAGAAAGAAAATTTATATATAACAATTGTGTTTAATAAAATTGATTTGGAAGAGGACTTAAAGACCAATATTTTTATTGACACATATGCTAAAGCAGGATATAGAGTAATAACTACAAGTTGCAAAAAATCTATTGGAGTTGAAGAACTGAAGAGTATTCTTAAGGATAATATAACAGTTTTTGCGGGACCTTCAGGTGTGGGAAAGTCTTCTTTGATAAATAAAATTCAGCCAGGATTAGAATTGAAAACTGGTGAAATAAGTGATAAAACTAAAAGAGGTAAACATACTACTAGACATGTAGAACTTATGGAATTAGATATTGGAGGATACATATTAGATACTCCTGGATTTAGTTCTCTAAATATTGATTTTATTCAAAATGTAGAAGATGTGCAGTACTATTTTAAAGAAATTAAAAAATATAGCCATATGTGTAGATTTAATAGTTGTTTACACATAAATGAACCAGAATGTGAAGTAAAAAGGCAAGTAGAAGAAGAAAATATAGGAAAAACTAGATATGAGAATTATTTGAGCTTTGTAGATGAGATAAAAAGTATTAGGAGGTACTGA
- the rpmB gene encoding 50S ribosomal protein L28: protein MAKYCEICGKGKVYGNQVTFSNKKNNRTWAPNVRRVKAIVDGSPKRIYVCTRCLRSGNVTRAL, encoded by the coding sequence ATGGCTAAATATTGTGAAATATGTGGAAAAGGAAAAGTCTATGGAAATCAAGTGACTTTCTCAAATAAGAAAAACAACAGAACTTGGGCTCCTAATGTTAGAAGAGTTAAAGCTATTGTAGATGGTTCTCCAAAGAGAATTTATGTTTGTACAAGATGCCTTAGATCTGGAAATGTTACTAGAGCACTTTAA
- the rpe gene encoding ribulose-phosphate 3-epimerase: MAKISPSILSADFSNLKEEIGKVEEGGADFIHLDVMDGIFVPNITFGPPVIKKIKAVTEVPFDVHLMIDRPERYIEDFIVAGADIITVHAESTTHLHRTIQYIKSYDKKVGVALNPSTSLESIEYVLEDIDMVLIMTVNPGFGGQSFIPAMKRKIQRLRKTIDDNNLDIKIEVDGGVKLDNAKEIIDLGVDILVVGSGIYGAEDVVQRTKMFKNI; the protein is encoded by the coding sequence ATGGCAAAAATTTCACCGTCTATTTTATCAGCGGATTTCAGCAATTTAAAAGAAGAAATAGGAAAAGTTGAAGAAGGAGGAGCAGATTTTATTCATCTAGATGTTATGGATGGTATTTTTGTTCCAAACATTACTTTTGGACCACCAGTTATCAAAAAAATTAAAGCTGTCACAGAAGTTCCTTTTGATGTACATTTGATGATCGATAGACCAGAAAGGTATATTGAAGATTTTATAGTAGCTGGTGCAGATATTATCACTGTTCATGCAGAGTCTACTACACATTTACATAGAACTATTCAGTATATAAAAAGTTATGACAAAAAAGTGGGCGTGGCATTGAATCCTTCTACTTCACTTGAAAGTATCGAATATGTTCTTGAGGACATTGATATGGTATTGATAATGACAGTAAATCCAGGTTTTGGTGGACAATCCTTTATACCAGCAATGAAAAGAAAAATACAAAGATTAAGAAAAACAATAGATGACAACAATTTAGATATTAAAATAGAAGTAGATGGAGGAGTTAAATTAGACAACGCAAAGGAAATCATAGATTTAGGTGTGGATATATTAGTTGTTGGTTCAGGAATCTATGGTGCGGAAGATGTTGTTCAACGAACAAAGATGTTTAAGAATATTTAA